In the Arachis ipaensis cultivar K30076 chromosome B10, Araip1.1, whole genome shotgun sequence genome, one interval contains:
- the LOC107621802 gene encoding mitochondrial phosphate carrier protein 2, mitochondrial-like, producing MAVSVSDRSSHSSSSLIPSFLYSSSSSSLSSLSSGSSGQNFMIGSPKEPSGRRIEMFSPAYYAACTVGGALCCGLTHTAVTPLDLVKCNMQIDPVKYKSVSSGFGVLYREQGLRGFFRGWAPTLLGYHAQGAFKYGLYEYFKKYYSDLAGPEFATKYKTLIYLAGSASSESIAGLALCPFEAVKVRVQTQPGFARGLSDGLPKLVRAEGVSGLYKGLVPLWGRQIPYTMMKFASYENTVEMIYKHMIPTTKEESSKMVQLGVSFAGGYIAGILCALVSHPADNLVSFLNNSKGATVADAVNRLGLWGLATRGLPLRIFMIGTLTGSQWLIYDSFKVAVGLPTTGGAAPATTTTLASDSTSQRAIEVA from the exons ATGGCTGTCTCAGTTTCAGACAGAAGCagccattcttcttcttctctgatcCCCAGCTTCCtctactcctcctcttcctcttctttgtCGTCTTTGTCATCAGGTTCTTCAGGTCAGAACTTTATGATTGGTTCTCCCAAGGAACCTTCCGGAAGACGAATTGAGATGTTCTCGCCGGCGTACTATGCTGCTTGCACCGTCGGGGGAGCCCTCTGCTGTGGCCTCACTCACACGGCGGTTACGCCTCTTGACCTTGTCAAATGTAACATGCAG ATTGACCCTGTTAAGTACAAGAGCGTCTCTTCTGGATTCGGAGTTTTGTATAGGGAACAAGGGCTTAGGGGATTTTTCAGGGGATGGGCACCTACCCTTCTCGGGTACCATGCCCAAGGTGCCTTCAAATATGGACTCTATGAGTACTTCAAGAAATACTATTCCGATCTTGCTGGCCCTGAGTTTGCAACTAAGTATAAGACCCTCATCTACCTTGCCGGTTCGGCGTCTTCCGAGTCCATTGCTGGGCTTGCACTCTGTCCGTTTGAGGCCGTCAAGGTTCGAGTTCAGACTCAGCCTGGCTTCGCCAGAGGACTCTCCGATGGCCTGCCTAAGTTGGTCAGAGCGGAAGGAGTCTCAGG GCTGTACAAGGGACTTGTACCTCTGTGGGGACGGCAGATTCCAT ATACAATGATGAAGTTTGCTTCATACGAGAACACAGTGGAGATGATATATAAGCATATGATTCCCACAACAAAGGAAGAAAGCAGTAAAATGGTGCAACTTGGTGTGAGCTTTGCAGGTGGATACATAGCTGGAATATTATGTGCCCTTGTCTCTCATCCTGCTGACAACCTTGTCTCTTTCCTCAACAATTCTAAAGGGGCAACTGTTGCTGAT GCTGTTAATAGGCTTGGATTATGGGGACTAGCAACCCGTGGTCTGCCTCTTCGTATATTTATGATTGGAACACTCACTGGATCTCAATGGCTCATTTATGATTCATTCAAAGTTGCTGTTGGCCT gCCAACTACCGGTGGTGCTGCTCCTGCCACTACTACTACTCTTGCTTCCGATTCTACATCTCAGAGGGCAATAGAAGTTGCTTGA